From a region of the Apteryx mantelli isolate bAptMan1 chromosome 20, bAptMan1.hap1, whole genome shotgun sequence genome:
- the LOC136993782 gene encoding olfactory receptor 14C36-like — protein sequence MSNRSSLNEFLLLAFADTWELQLLHFSLFLGIYLAALLANGLIITAVACDHRLRTTMYFFLLNISLLDIGSISTTVPKSMANSLWNTRAISYSGCAVQIFLFAFFLSTEYSLLIVMAYDRYIAICKPLHYGTLMGSRACVKMAAAAWATGFLSAVLNTANTFSVTFCQGNALGQFFCEIPHILKLSCSDSYLGEAGALGVSACLAFGCFIFIVLSYVQIFTVVLRIPSEQGRHKAFSTCLPHLAVVSLFVSTDLFAYLKPPSISSPALDLVLAILYSVVPPAVNPLIYSMRNKELRDALKKRIQLVLVQQQ from the coding sequence atgtccaacagaagctccctgaatgagttcctcctcctggcatttgcagacacgtgggagctgcagctcttgcacttctcactcttcctgggcatctacctggctgccctcctggccaacggcctcatcatcacggctgtagcctgtgaccaccgcctccgcaccaccatgtacttcttcctcctcaacataTCCCTTCTTGACATTGGCTcgatctccaccactgtccccaaatccatggccaattccctctggaacaccagggcaatttcctactcgggatgtgctgtccagatatttttgtttgcctttttcctttcgactgagtattctcttctcattgtcatggcctatgaccgctacattgccatctgcaaacccctgcactacgggaccctcatggggagcagggcttgtgtcaaaatggcagcagctgcctgggccactggttttctcagtgcagtgctgaacactgctaatacattttcagtaacattctgccaaggcaatgccctgggccaattcttctgtgaaattccccacatcctcaagctctcctgctcagactcttacctcggggaagctggggctcttggggttagtgcctgtttagcctttgggtgttttattttcattgtgctgtcctatgtgcagatcttcacagtcgtgctgaggatcccctccgagcagggcaggcacaaagccttttccacgtgcctccctcacctggcagtggtctccctgtttgtcagtactgacttatttgcctacctgaagcccccctccatctcctccccagctctcgatctggtgctggccattttgtactcggtggtgcctccagcagtgaaccctctcatctacagcatgaggaacaaggagctcagggacgCACTAAAGAAACGGATCCaattggtactagttcagcagcaatga